One genomic region from Homalodisca vitripennis isolate AUS2020 chromosome 6, UT_GWSS_2.1, whole genome shotgun sequence encodes:
- the LOC124365311 gene encoding protein GVQW3-like: MSRASCFRWFKDFKEGREDPELQGRDGAPVTALIEEIINTAAAMIKTDRRLTVRQIAELLDISVGSAHTILKDNLNMSRVCARWIPRLLTPEQKQNRVDVCLEWKRFVEEDRDWWKSVITADESWVYQYDPAMKIQSTEWVEKK, translated from the coding sequence ATGTCTCGTGCTTCCTGTTTTCGCTggttcaaagattttaaggaGGGAAGAGAGGACCCAGAGTTGCAGGGAAGAGATGGTGCCCCAGTTACTGCTCTCATTGAGGAAATCATCAATACAGCAGCGGCAATGATCAAAACCGACCGACGTCTGACTGTCAGACAGATTGCTGAACTCCTTGACATATCGGTAGGTAGTgctcacacaattttaaaagacaatcttAACATGTCTAGAGTGTGTGCTCGTTGGATTCCTCGTTTACTCACacctgaacaaaaacaaaaccgtgTCGATGTTTGCCTTGAGTGGAAGCGGTTCGTTGAAGAAGATAGGGATTGGTGGAAGAGTGTAATCACTGCTGATGAGTCCTGGGTTTATCAGTATGACCCTGCAATGAAAATCCAAAGCACTGAGTGGGTAGAAAAAAAATGA